The Thermus brockianus genome window below encodes:
- a CDS encoding DUF58 domain-containing protein, protein METPEALLARLELKVVRPLDGLLFGDYRGVFYGKSLELAEIAPYQPGDEAERIDWPATARTGEVHVRRFREEKELTLWLFLDGSPSMRFGSKRREKYALALELALSMAYIALRHGNRVGAVLPSGLLPPRGGKSQALLLAQEAQKGGPARPLAEGLDLLGRVARRRSLVFVLSDFLDPFAEALARLAARHDVVAVLVEDPLERALPEGGVWRFRDPERGLEVEVNAFDPRVREAYRKRAEALRAHRIREIGKVGADLLLASTEMDLLPLLLGFVERRRRWPSRAQKPFS, encoded by the coding sequence ATGGAGACGCCCGAAGCACTCCTAGCCCGCCTGGAGCTTAAGGTGGTGCGTCCTCTGGATGGCCTCCTTTTTGGGGACTACCGGGGGGTGTTCTACGGCAAGAGCCTGGAGCTTGCCGAGATCGCCCCCTACCAGCCCGGGGACGAGGCGGAGCGGATTGACTGGCCCGCCACCGCCCGCACGGGGGAGGTCCACGTGCGCCGCTTCCGGGAGGAGAAGGAGCTCACCCTTTGGCTCTTCCTGGACGGGAGCCCCTCCATGCGCTTCGGCTCCAAGCGGCGGGAGAAGTACGCCCTGGCCCTGGAACTCGCCCTGAGCATGGCCTACATCGCCCTAAGGCACGGGAACCGGGTAGGGGCGGTCCTCCCCTCTGGCCTCCTGCCCCCCAGGGGCGGAAAATCCCAGGCCCTCCTCCTGGCCCAAGAGGCGCAAAAGGGAGGCCCTGCGAGGCCTCTCGCCGAGGGGCTTGACCTCCTTGGGCGGGTGGCCCGGCGGCGGAGCCTGGTCTTCGTCCTCTCGGACTTCCTGGACCCCTTTGCCGAGGCCCTCGCCCGCCTCGCCGCCCGGCACGATGTGGTGGCGGTCCTGGTGGAAGACCCCCTGGAGCGGGCCCTGCCCGAAGGGGGGGTTTGGCGCTTCCGCGACCCGGAAAGGGGTTTGGAGGTGGAGGTGAACGCCTTTGACCCCCGGGTGCGGGAGGCCTACCGGAAGCGGGCGGAGGCCCTAAGGGCGCACCGGATCCGGGAGATCGGGAAGGTGGGGGCGGACCTCCTTTTGGCCTCCACGGAGATGGACCTCCTCCCCCTCCTCCTCGGCTTTGTGGAAAGGAGGCGCAGGTGGCCTTCAAGAGCCCAGAAACCCTTCTCCTAG
- a CDS encoding vWA domain-containing protein gives MAFKSPETLLLGAFLLGVAGLVLFLLWAGGRRRLEAALDPPFAPRPKPIPLPYLLAPLPLLLAAGRPEASLPWRENLTQAVVVVDTSHSMAADDEDPSRLEKAKALVRAFLKGLDPSVKVGLVSFGPQAVLVLAPSTDRQTFLEALSGLKPGGVSPLGQGLEQARRVLRPEGPERDLPEARPPAAILLLSDGAANAGKDPLEAAAALGRSRLPVFVRPLGDPRGAVSRIGEGLYFVPTDPGTLLRLAQATGGGVLQEDFRPLYQALKPHYVWKTRPQELTQALVVAGFLLLGFGAYVALAREGRWP, from the coding sequence GTGGCCTTCAAGAGCCCAGAAACCCTTCTCCTAGGGGCCTTCCTCCTGGGGGTGGCGGGCCTCGTCCTCTTCCTCCTTTGGGCAGGGGGTAGGAGGCGGCTGGAGGCGGCCCTGGACCCCCCCTTCGCCCCCAGGCCCAAGCCCATTCCCCTCCCCTACCTCCTCGCCCCCCTCCCTCTCCTCCTGGCGGCAGGCCGGCCCGAGGCCAGCCTCCCCTGGCGGGAAAACCTCACCCAAGCCGTGGTGGTGGTGGACACCAGCCACTCCATGGCCGCCGACGACGAGGACCCAAGCCGCCTGGAAAAGGCCAAGGCCCTGGTCCGGGCCTTCCTCAAGGGCCTGGACCCCTCGGTGAAGGTGGGCCTCGTGAGCTTTGGCCCCCAGGCCGTTTTGGTCCTTGCCCCCTCCACCGACCGCCAGACCTTCCTGGAAGCCCTCTCGGGCCTGAAGCCGGGGGGTGTAAGCCCCTTGGGCCAGGGGTTGGAACAGGCCAGGCGGGTCCTCCGCCCCGAGGGCCCCGAACGGGACCTCCCGGAGGCGAGGCCCCCCGCCGCCATCCTGCTCCTTTCCGACGGGGCGGCCAACGCCGGCAAAGACCCCTTGGAAGCGGCGGCAGCCCTTGGCCGCTCCCGGCTTCCCGTTTTCGTCCGGCCCCTGGGGGACCCCCGGGGGGCGGTGAGCCGCATCGGGGAGGGGCTTTACTTCGTGCCCACGGACCCCGGCACCCTCCTCCGCCTGGCCCAGGCCACGGGGGGCGGGGTGCTCCAGGAGGACTTCCGCCCCCTTTACCAAGCGCTTAAGCCCCACTACGTCTGGAAAACCCGCCCCCAGGAGCTCACCCAGGCCCTGGTGGTGGCGGGGTTTCTGCTCCTCGGGTTTGGGGCCTACGTGGCCCTGGCCCGGGAAGGGAGGTGGCCGTGA
- a CDS encoding vWA domain-containing protein, producing MSLLAPEALSLLLLLAFLLLGLWRGRPKASLPHPLAALLQEAAREAKGPLPWLPTALFALGLFLLALAASRPLLPLIGRTSENVVVLVVDVSRSMMATDLKPNRLEAAKEAARTFLNEAPRGLRIGLVAFSGYAQTVHPPTPDRKRLWDSLNSLEFGRSTAIGEGIMEALAQIRQAGGKGEILLLTDGRNRTGIDPLEAAAEAARMGVKVHAVGVGVPGWTPGPEDPVMGFGFFPGAYEVDEELLWAIAEMTGGEHHLIRSEGELASLYRRLAQGVRLEVAKEEATGLFALLGGVFALLGVGLRRYLSPA from the coding sequence GTGAGCCTCCTCGCCCCGGAGGCTTTAAGCCTCCTTCTCCTCCTGGCCTTCCTCCTCCTAGGGCTTTGGCGGGGAAGGCCCAAGGCCAGCCTGCCCCACCCCCTGGCAGCCCTCCTCCAGGAGGCGGCCCGGGAGGCCAAGGGGCCTCTCCCCTGGCTTCCCACGGCCCTTTTCGCCCTAGGGCTTTTCCTCCTCGCCCTCGCCGCAAGCCGCCCCCTCTTGCCCCTCATAGGGCGGACGAGCGAGAACGTGGTGGTCCTGGTGGTGGACGTGAGCCGGAGCATGATGGCCACGGACCTGAAGCCGAACCGCCTCGAGGCCGCCAAGGAAGCGGCCCGCACCTTCCTCAATGAGGCCCCCAGGGGGCTCCGCATCGGCCTCGTGGCCTTTAGCGGCTACGCCCAGACCGTCCACCCCCCCACCCCGGACCGCAAGCGGCTATGGGACAGCCTGAATAGCCTGGAGTTCGGCCGCTCCACCGCCATCGGGGAAGGGATCATGGAGGCCCTAGCCCAGATCCGCCAGGCCGGGGGCAAAGGGGAGATCCTCCTCCTCACCGACGGGCGGAACCGCACGGGCATAGACCCCCTGGAGGCAGCCGCGGAAGCGGCCAGGATGGGCGTGAAGGTCCACGCCGTGGGCGTGGGGGTGCCGGGCTGGACCCCAGGGCCCGAGGACCCGGTCATGGGCTTCGGCTTCTTCCCTGGGGCCTACGAGGTGGACGAGGAGCTCCTTTGGGCCATCGCCGAGATGACGGGTGGGGAGCACCATCTCATCCGCTCGGAAGGGGAGCTTGCCTCCCTTTACCGCCGCCTCGCCCAAGGGGTGCGCCTGGAGGTGGCCAAGGAGGAGGCCACGGGCCTCTTCGCCCTCCTGGGCGGGGTCTTCGCCCTTCTGGGGGTGGGGCTAAGGCGCTACCTCTCCCCCGCTTAG
- a CDS encoding peroxiredoxin, whose protein sequence is MRSLAFLLLLGFLRAQALAPGDKAPLLEAQDSYGRPVDLRGSHVVLWFYPKAKSPECTAQAKRYSELYEEFRSLGVRVYGVSHDPAGEQCDFIDKLSLKGGMLPDPQGRLARAYGVRSLFGFYSRDTFLLNPEGRVQKIWWGVNPFKDADTVLAYLRERLR, encoded by the coding sequence ATGCGCTCCCTGGCCTTCCTCCTCCTTCTAGGCTTCCTCCGGGCGCAAGCCCTCGCCCCCGGGGATAAGGCCCCCCTCCTAGAAGCCCAGGACAGCTACGGCCGCCCCGTGGACCTCCGGGGAAGCCACGTGGTCCTCTGGTTCTACCCCAAGGCCAAAAGCCCCGAATGCACCGCCCAGGCCAAGCGCTATAGCGAGCTCTACGAGGAGTTCCGAAGCCTGGGCGTGCGGGTCTACGGCGTAAGCCACGATCCCGCCGGCGAGCAGTGCGATTTTATAGATAAACTTTCCCTAAAAGGCGGCATGCTCCCCGACCCCCAAGGCCGGCTCGCCCGGGCTTACGGGGTGCGGAGCCTTTTCGGCTTCTACAGCCGGGATACCTTCCTCCTGAACCCCGAAGGACGTGTGCAAAAGATCTGGTGGGGGGTGAACCCCTTTAAGGATGCGGACACCGTCTTGGCCTACCTGCGGGAGCGCCTGCGTTAA
- a CDS encoding cell division protein FtsX → MYAIRQGLRQILRHPTASLATFFTALVSFALLYFLGLLLWNLERVVETLERDLEVAAFLKPEANLEAILTEIQAWPEVGEVRLQTKEEALAQLVLDYPYLAEAKDLVENPLPDTLRLRLKDPEEVRKVAERLKNLPGVEEVEYGGELTERLVQVLSGSRLAMGVLVGLLLLNTFFSVMGAIRLSVESRKEALSIMLLVGATRRFIQGPFVVEGLLLTLGAGALALVLGGLLYRGLAQAVQGLLPFVPVLGPGDLLRTGLGVLLLAGVLGAGGAYMASRAYLKEV, encoded by the coding sequence GTGTACGCCATCCGCCAGGGCTTAAGGCAGATCCTCCGCCACCCCACGGCCAGCCTCGCCACCTTCTTCACCGCTTTGGTTTCCTTCGCCCTCCTCTACTTTCTCGGGCTTCTCCTTTGGAACCTGGAGCGGGTGGTGGAAACCCTGGAAAGGGATTTGGAGGTGGCGGCCTTCCTCAAGCCCGAGGCCAACCTGGAGGCCATCCTCACCGAGATCCAGGCCTGGCCCGAGGTGGGGGAGGTGCGCCTCCAGACCAAGGAGGAGGCCCTGGCCCAGCTGGTCCTGGACTACCCCTACCTGGCGGAGGCCAAGGACCTGGTGGAAAACCCCCTCCCCGACACCCTGCGCCTGCGGCTCAAGGACCCCGAAGAGGTGCGCAAGGTGGCGGAGCGCCTGAAGAACCTCCCCGGCGTGGAGGAGGTGGAGTACGGGGGCGAGCTCACGGAGCGCCTGGTGCAGGTGCTTTCGGGAAGCCGCCTCGCCATGGGGGTTTTGGTGGGGCTTCTCCTCCTCAACACCTTCTTCAGCGTCATGGGGGCGATCCGGCTTTCGGTGGAAAGCCGCAAGGAGGCCCTTTCCATCATGCTCCTGGTGGGGGCCACCCGGCGGTTTATCCAGGGGCCTTTCGTGGTGGAGGGGCTTCTCCTCACCCTGGGGGCGGGGGCCTTGGCCCTGGTCCTGGGCGGGCTCCTCTACCGGGGCCTGGCCCAGGCGGTCCAGGGGCTTCTTCCCTTCGTGCCGGTCCTAGGCCCGGGGGACCTCCTGCGCACGGGGCTTGGGGTTTTGCTCCTGGCCGGGGTCCTGGGGGCGGGCGGGGCCTACATGGCGAGCCGGGCTTACCTGAAGGAGGTCTAG
- a CDS encoding murein hydrolase activator EnvC family protein — protein MRLWPLLLLALSLLGLAQDLKAQEEAVRRLEAQTARARALEEEAARRIQTLNRELSRLSQRVKGLLEEKARLEGEIARLEGERARLRQEIGRLKEAVRETEGRIAKLGKDLENLKARLQALMGSLHREKAGRYLPLLRAQSFADLAVRARWVGYLSRQDAALVRTFQATLKALREERERLSLLLADLSQKERSLAQTQATLERERRGLEATLAALQREEEGKRALLRDTLQERQRLQAELAALQARVLAERTRLLELRRQEEERRRQEEARRREEAARRQAALRPQAVVPPPPLPAQVGRLAFPVPGGRVLVPYGREGPFQVIQGPAPGSPVQAAAEGYVAGILYLPNLGYTVMLVHTETLSTVYTNLQEPLVQEGQKVERGQLLGYTGGGLLIRPEELEFRVAVRVGSETRFVDPAAYY, from the coding sequence GTGCGGCTTTGGCCCCTTCTCCTCTTGGCCCTCTCCCTCCTGGGCCTAGCCCAGGACCTCAAGGCCCAGGAGGAGGCGGTGCGCCGCCTCGAGGCCCAAACCGCCCGGGCCAGGGCCCTGGAAGAGGAAGCGGCAAGGCGCATCCAGACCCTCAACCGGGAGCTTAGCCGCCTCTCCCAACGGGTGAAGGGCCTCCTTGAGGAAAAGGCCCGCCTGGAAGGGGAAATCGCCCGCCTGGAGGGCGAGCGCGCCCGGCTACGCCAGGAGATCGGCAGGCTCAAGGAGGCGGTGCGGGAAACCGAAGGGCGCATCGCCAAGCTGGGGAAGGACCTGGAAAACCTCAAGGCCAGGCTCCAAGCCCTCATGGGAAGCCTTCACCGGGAAAAGGCTGGGCGCTACCTGCCCCTCCTCAGGGCCCAGTCCTTCGCCGACTTGGCGGTGAGGGCCCGCTGGGTGGGCTACCTCTCCCGGCAGGACGCCGCCTTGGTGCGCACGTTCCAGGCCACCTTGAAGGCCCTACGGGAGGAAAGGGAGCGGCTAAGCCTCCTCCTCGCCGACCTTTCCCAGAAGGAGAGGTCCCTGGCGCAAACCCAAGCCACCCTGGAGCGGGAAAGGCGGGGCCTCGAGGCCACCCTAGCCGCCCTCCAAAGGGAAGAGGAGGGGAAAAGGGCCCTCCTGCGGGACACCCTCCAGGAAAGGCAGCGCCTCCAGGCGGAGCTCGCCGCCCTCCAGGCCCGGGTCCTAGCGGAAAGGACGCGGCTTTTGGAACTAAGGCGGCAAGAAGAGGAGAGGAGGCGGCAAGAGGAGGCGCGAAGGAGGGAGGAGGCTGCCCGCCGCCAGGCCGCCCTGCGCCCCCAGGCGGTGGTGCCACCCCCACCCCTCCCCGCCCAGGTGGGCCGCCTGGCCTTCCCCGTGCCCGGAGGGCGGGTCCTGGTGCCCTACGGCCGGGAGGGCCCCTTCCAGGTCATCCAGGGGCCCGCCCCGGGAAGCCCGGTCCAGGCCGCCGCCGAGGGGTACGTGGCGGGCATCCTCTACCTCCCCAACCTGGGCTACACGGTAATGCTGGTGCACACGGAAACCCTCTCCACCGTCTACACCAACCTGCAAGAACCCCTGGTCCAGGAGGGGCAGAAGGTGGAACGGGGCCAGCTCCTCGGGTACACGGGGGGCGGCCTCCTCATCCGCCCCGAGGAGCTGGAGTTCCGCGTGGCGGTGCGGGTGGGAAGCGAGACCCGCTTCGTGGACCCCGCCGCCTATTACTAG
- the hpf gene encoding ribosome hibernation-promoting factor, HPF/YfiA family, protein MNVYKLIGRNLEITDAIREYVERKLSRLDRYQNGELMAKVVLSLAASPHVERKAKAEVQVDLPGGLVRVEEEDPDLYAAIDRMVDRLETQLKRFRERRFIGKRHSYQGPPPPEVRDLEALRKPEEEEGPRIVRVKRFEMKPMSPEEAAFQMEALGHDFFVFRNAETEEINVIYRRKDGNYGLIEPA, encoded by the coding sequence ATGAACGTCTACAAGCTCATCGGCCGCAACCTGGAGATCACCGACGCCATCCGGGAGTATGTGGAAAGGAAGCTCTCCCGCCTGGACCGCTACCAGAACGGGGAGCTCATGGCCAAGGTGGTCCTCTCCTTGGCGGCGAGCCCCCATGTGGAAAGGAAGGCCAAGGCCGAGGTGCAGGTGGACCTCCCCGGGGGGCTGGTGCGGGTGGAGGAGGAGGACCCGGACCTCTACGCCGCCATTGACCGGATGGTGGACCGTTTGGAAACCCAGCTCAAGCGCTTCAGGGAGCGGCGCTTCATCGGTAAGCGCCACTCCTACCAGGGCCCTCCTCCTCCCGAGGTGCGGGACCTCGAGGCCCTGCGCAAGCCCGAGGAGGAGGAAGGCCCCAGGATCGTGCGGGTGAAGCGCTTTGAGATGAAGCCCATGTCCCCCGAGGAGGCCGCCTTCCAGATGGAGGCCTTGGGGCACGACTTCTTCGTCTTCCGCAACGCCGAAACCGAGGAGATCAACGTCATCTACCGCCGCAAGGACGGGAACTACGGGCTCATTGAGCCCGCCTGA
- the ftsE gene encoding cell division ATP-binding protein FtsE has translation MIAFHRVGLEYPRTGTKALYNVNLEVKKGEFVYVVGHSGAGKSTLLSLILRRLLPTQGAVYFAGQNLKSLRGDQVALHRRRIGMVFQDHRLLSDLTVEENLAFVLEVQGVPRKEWPERIATALRRVGLAHKKRAFPEELSVGEAQRVAIARALLLDPPVILADEPTGNLDLENALQVLDILKAAHSRGATVVVATHSRELLEAYPARVVVLKAGQVVRDERPGEGGSIRVRESPDRGGKEGT, from the coding sequence ATGATCGCCTTCCACCGGGTGGGTCTGGAGTACCCCCGCACGGGGACCAAGGCGCTTTACAACGTGAACCTCGAGGTGAAGAAAGGGGAGTTCGTCTACGTGGTGGGGCACTCGGGGGCGGGGAAGTCCACCCTCCTCTCCCTCATCTTGCGGCGGCTCCTTCCCACCCAGGGAGCGGTCTACTTCGCCGGCCAGAACCTGAAAAGCCTCCGGGGCGACCAGGTGGCCCTCCACCGCCGGCGCATCGGCATGGTCTTCCAGGACCACCGCCTCCTTTCCGACCTAACCGTGGAGGAGAACCTGGCCTTCGTCCTGGAGGTGCAGGGCGTGCCCCGCAAGGAATGGCCTGAGCGCATCGCCACCGCCCTTCGCCGGGTAGGGCTTGCCCACAAGAAGCGGGCCTTTCCCGAGGAGCTTTCCGTGGGGGAGGCCCAGCGGGTGGCCATCGCCCGCGCCCTCCTCCTGGATCCCCCCGTGATCCTGGCGGACGAGCCCACAGGCAACCTGGACCTGGAAAACGCCCTCCAGGTCCTGGACATCCTCAAGGCCGCCCACAGCCGCGGGGCCACGGTGGTGGTGGCCACCCATAGCCGCGAGCTTCTGGAGGCCTATCCCGCCCGGGTGGTGGTCCTCAAGGCGGGCCAGGTGGTGCGGGACGAGCGTCCCGGGGAAGGTGGTAGCATAAGGGTAAGGGAAAGCCCTGACCGGGGCGGAAAGGAGGGCACATGA
- a CDS encoding S41 family peptidase, which yields MKKRAWFIAGIGVLLALVYAQLPRPQAESLLQNPNGQALLEVYQRIQQDYLETLPKERLNALLEGAIGGMVAALKDPFTSYSPPQRASLRQEDLRGEFYGIGATLSPANPDGTGARIEGVMKGLPAQRAGMRAGDVILEVDGEDVTGLPLQEVVARIRGREGTKVTIKVRREGVPAPLVFELIREKVEIISVSTGKIGDVGYIALETFANFKVEDQLKKAVEDLKAQGVKKLIFDLRDNGGGLLDQGCAVASAFLKEGPIVYTRTKNLTRVWCEASGRPLWDGPMVVLVNGNSASASEIVAGALQDYGRAKVIGEKTFGKGVGQTPYTLANGGELTLVTFEWLTPKRRAINQEGLKPDVEVKDTRFPTPFSFQGAGAPPGAEVSVTLNGKTVKVKADAEGKFTYAEPQRQRPLPEERGQAVLDPENDAILKRALEELNR from the coding sequence ATGAAAAAACGCGCGTGGTTCATCGCCGGGATCGGGGTGCTCCTCGCCCTGGTCTACGCCCAGCTTCCCAGGCCCCAGGCGGAAAGCCTCCTGCAAAACCCCAACGGCCAGGCCCTCCTGGAGGTTTACCAGCGGATTCAGCAGGACTACCTGGAAACCCTGCCCAAGGAGAGGCTCAACGCCCTCCTGGAAGGGGCCATCGGCGGCATGGTGGCCGCCCTAAAGGACCCCTTCACCAGCTACTCCCCGCCCCAGCGGGCAAGCCTGCGCCAGGAGGACCTTAGGGGCGAGTTCTACGGCATCGGGGCCACCCTAAGCCCCGCCAACCCCGACGGCACCGGGGCGAGGATTGAGGGGGTCATGAAGGGCCTTCCCGCCCAGCGGGCGGGGATGCGGGCGGGGGATGTGATCCTCGAGGTGGACGGGGAGGACGTGACCGGCCTGCCCTTGCAGGAGGTGGTGGCCCGCATCCGCGGCCGGGAGGGGACCAAGGTCACCATCAAGGTGCGCCGGGAAGGGGTGCCGGCCCCCTTGGTCTTTGAGCTCATCCGGGAGAAGGTGGAGATTATCTCGGTTTCCACCGGCAAAATCGGCGACGTGGGCTACATCGCCCTGGAAACCTTCGCCAACTTCAAGGTGGAGGACCAGCTCAAGAAGGCCGTTGAGGACCTGAAGGCCCAGGGGGTCAAGAAGCTCATCTTTGACCTAAGGGACAATGGGGGTGGCCTCCTGGACCAGGGGTGCGCCGTGGCGAGCGCCTTCCTGAAAGAGGGCCCCATCGTCTACACCCGCACCAAGAACCTCACCCGGGTTTGGTGCGAGGCCTCGGGAAGGCCCCTTTGGGATGGCCCCATGGTGGTCTTGGTGAACGGCAACTCCGCCAGCGCCAGCGAGATCGTGGCCGGGGCCCTCCAGGACTACGGGCGGGCCAAGGTCATCGGGGAGAAGACCTTCGGCAAGGGCGTGGGCCAGACCCCCTACACCCTGGCCAACGGCGGGGAGCTCACCCTGGTCACCTTTGAGTGGCTCACCCCCAAGCGCCGCGCCATCAACCAGGAGGGCCTAAAGCCCGACGTTGAGGTCAAGGACACCCGCTTCCCCACCCCCTTCTCCTTCCAAGGGGCCGGGGCCCCGCCGGGGGCGGAAGTGAGCGTCACCCTCAACGGGAAGACCGTGAAGGTGAAGGCGGACGCCGAGGGCAAGTTCACCTACGCCGAACCCCAGCGCCAGCGGCCTCTCCCCGAGGAGCGGGGCCAGGCGGTCTTGGACCCCGAAAACGACGCCATCCTCAAGCGGGCCCTGGAGGAGTTGAACCGGTAG
- the metG gene encoding methionine--tRNA ligase, with translation MEKVFYITTPIYYVNAEPHLGHAYTTVVADFLARWHRLDGYRTFFLTGTDEHGETVFRAAERAGEDPKAFVDRVSERFRRAWELLGIAYDDFIRTTEERHKRVVQQVLQKVYEAGDIYYGEYEGLYCVSCERFYTEKELVEGLCPIHGRPVERRKEGNYFFRMEKYREWLIGYLQDHPDLIRPEGYRNEVLSMLSEPIGDLSISRPKARVPWGIPLPWDEDHVTYVWFDALLNYVSALGYPDGERFQTFWPHAWHLIGKDILKPHAVFWPTMLKAAGIPMYRHLNVGGFLLGPDGRKMSKTLGNVVDPFSLAERYGKDALRYYLLREIPYGQDTPVSEEALRVRYEADLADDLGNLVQRTRAMLFRFAEGRIPRPVAGEELAYGTELAGRLRGLVRELKFHVALEEAMAYVKALNRYINEKKPWELYKADKEAAQAVLYRVVEGLRIASILLTPAMPGKMAELRRALGLKEPGSLEEAEAWGLAAPLPLPEEAPVLFPKEARPPKKEESVERITIEDFAKVELRVAEVVAAEKHPNADKLLVLRLSLGKEERTVVSGIAQWYRPEELVGKKVVLVANLKPAKLRGIESQGMILAAQEGEKLALVTVEGDIPPGAVVK, from the coding sequence ATGGAGAAGGTCTTTTACATCACCACCCCCATCTACTACGTGAACGCCGAGCCCCACCTGGGCCACGCCTACACCACGGTGGTGGCGGACTTCCTGGCCCGCTGGCACCGCCTGGACGGCTACCGGACCTTTTTCCTCACCGGCACGGACGAGCACGGGGAGACCGTCTTCCGGGCGGCGGAGCGGGCGGGGGAGGACCCCAAGGCCTTCGTGGACCGGGTTTCCGAGCGCTTCCGCAGGGCCTGGGAGCTTCTCGGCATCGCCTACGATGACTTCATCCGCACCACGGAGGAGCGGCACAAGCGGGTGGTGCAGCAGGTTCTGCAGAAGGTCTACGAGGCCGGGGACATCTACTACGGGGAGTACGAGGGGCTTTACTGCGTTTCCTGCGAGCGGTTTTACACGGAGAAGGAGCTCGTGGAGGGGCTTTGCCCCATCCACGGCCGCCCCGTGGAGCGGAGGAAGGAGGGGAACTACTTCTTCCGCATGGAGAAGTACCGGGAGTGGCTTATCGGCTACCTCCAGGACCACCCCGACCTCATCCGTCCCGAGGGCTACCGGAACGAGGTCTTGTCCATGCTCTCCGAGCCCATCGGGGACCTTTCCATCTCCCGGCCCAAGGCCCGGGTCCCCTGGGGCATCCCCCTGCCCTGGGACGAGGACCACGTGACCTACGTGTGGTTTGACGCCCTCCTGAACTACGTGTCCGCCCTGGGCTACCCCGATGGGGAGCGCTTCCAGACCTTCTGGCCCCACGCCTGGCACCTCATCGGCAAGGACATCCTGAAGCCCCACGCCGTCTTCTGGCCCACCATGCTCAAGGCGGCGGGTATCCCCATGTACCGCCACCTGAACGTGGGGGGGTTTTTGCTGGGGCCCGACGGCCGCAAGATGAGCAAGACCCTGGGGAACGTGGTGGACCCCTTCTCCCTGGCGGAGCGCTACGGCAAGGACGCCCTGCGCTACTACCTCCTGCGGGAGATCCCCTACGGCCAGGACACCCCGGTGAGCGAGGAAGCCTTAAGGGTCCGGTACGAGGCGGATCTGGCGGACGACCTGGGCAACCTGGTCCAGCGTACCCGGGCCATGCTCTTCCGCTTCGCCGAAGGGCGCATCCCGAGGCCCGTGGCGGGGGAGGAGCTCGCCTACGGTACGGAGCTTGCCGGGAGGCTTCGGGGCCTTGTGCGGGAGCTCAAGTTCCACGTGGCCCTGGAGGAGGCCATGGCCTACGTGAAGGCCTTGAACCGCTACATCAACGAGAAGAAGCCCTGGGAACTCTACAAGGCGGACAAGGAGGCGGCCCAGGCGGTGCTCTACCGGGTGGTGGAGGGCCTAAGGATCGCCTCCATCCTCCTCACCCCGGCCATGCCCGGGAAGATGGCGGAGCTTAGGCGGGCCCTGGGGCTTAAGGAGCCTGGGAGCCTCGAGGAGGCGGAGGCGTGGGGCCTGGCAGCGCCCCTCCCCCTCCCCGAGGAGGCCCCGGTCCTTTTCCCCAAAGAGGCCAGACCCCCAAAGAAGGAGGAAAGCGTGGAAAGGATCACCATAGAGGACTTCGCCAAGGTGGAACTCCGGGTGGCGGAGGTGGTGGCGGCGGAGAAGCACCCGAACGCCGACAAGCTCCTGGTCCTCCGCCTTTCGCTGGGGAAGGAGGAGCGCACCGTGGTTTCGGGCATCGCCCAGTGGTACCGGCCCGAGGAGCTTGTGGGCAAGAAGGTGGTGCTGGTGGCGAACCTCAAGCCCGCCAAGCTCCGGGGCATAGAAAGCCAGGGCATGATCCTGGCGGCCCAGGAGGGGGAGAAGCTCGCCTTGGTCACGGTGGAGGGGGATATCCCCCCGGGGGCGGTGGTGAAGTAG
- the rpiA gene encoding ribose-5-phosphate isomerase RpiA → MERPLESYKKEAAHAAVAYVQDGMVVGLGTGSTARYAVLELARRLREGELKGVVGVPTSRATEELARREGIPLVDLPPEGVDLAIDGADEIAPGLLLIKGMGGALLREKIVERTAKEFIVIADHTKKVPVLGRGPVPVEIVPFGYRATLRAIAELGGEPEVRMDGDEFYFTDGGHLIADCRFGPIGDPLGLHRALLEIPGVVETGLFLGLATRALVAGPLGVEELLP, encoded by the coding sequence ATGGAACGCCCCCTGGAAAGCTACAAGAAGGAGGCGGCCCACGCCGCCGTGGCCTACGTGCAGGACGGGATGGTGGTGGGCCTGGGCACCGGCTCCACCGCCCGCTACGCCGTTTTGGAGCTCGCCCGCCGCCTGAGGGAAGGGGAGCTTAAGGGGGTGGTGGGGGTGCCCACCTCCCGGGCCACGGAGGAGCTCGCCCGCAGGGAAGGAATCCCCCTGGTGGACCTTCCCCCCGAAGGGGTGGACCTGGCCATTGACGGGGCGGACGAGATCGCCCCGGGCCTCCTCCTCATCAAGGGCATGGGGGGGGCGCTTCTCCGGGAGAAGATTGTGGAGCGCACGGCCAAGGAGTTCATCGTCATCGCCGACCACACCAAGAAGGTGCCCGTCCTGGGCCGGGGGCCCGTCCCCGTGGAGATCGTCCCCTTCGGCTACCGGGCTACGCTAAGGGCCATCGCCGAGCTTGGAGGGGAGCCTGAAGTCCGCATGGACGGGGACGAGTTCTACTTCACCGATGGGGGCCACCTCATCGCCGACTGCCGCTTTGGGCCCATCGGGGACCCCTTGGGCCTCCACCGGGCGCTTTTGGAGATCCCCGGGGTGGTGGAAACCGGGCTTTTCCTGGGCCTCGCCACCCGCGCCCTGGTGGCGGGGCCTTTGGGGGTGGAAGAGCTTCTGCCCTAG